In Nonomuraea muscovyensis, the following proteins share a genomic window:
- a CDS encoding RNA polymerase sigma-70 factor → MATNRDVTVEFEQQRSRLFALAYRLLGSAGEAEDAVQDAYLRWHAADHSAIATPAAWLTKVLTNLCLNRLASARARREAYVGMWLPEPVPTGDGALGPMETAEQRESVSMAVLVMLERLTPAERGVFVLREAFGYGHREIAEVLDITEAGSQQLYRRARAHLDARRTRFEVSGEHAHRVAERFLAAARAGDLAGLERLLTADVVSWADGGGRSAAARNPVRGAARVARYLAGLAFRQEPGTEIVVTEVNGLPGLVGSAGGRVYGVMALEVTGDRVSAVRIVVNPDKLTRFQQV, encoded by the coding sequence GTGGCGACGAACCGGGACGTGACCGTCGAGTTCGAACAGCAGCGGTCGCGGCTGTTCGCGCTGGCCTACCGGCTGCTCGGCTCCGCGGGCGAGGCCGAGGACGCGGTGCAGGACGCCTACCTGCGCTGGCACGCCGCCGACCACTCCGCGATCGCCACCCCGGCCGCGTGGCTGACCAAGGTCCTGACGAACCTCTGCCTCAACCGGCTCGCCTCGGCACGGGCCCGGCGCGAGGCGTACGTGGGCATGTGGCTGCCCGAACCGGTGCCCACGGGCGACGGCGCGCTCGGCCCGATGGAGACGGCCGAGCAGCGCGAATCCGTCTCGATGGCGGTGCTGGTGATGCTGGAACGGCTGACCCCGGCCGAGCGGGGGGTGTTCGTGCTGCGCGAGGCGTTCGGCTACGGCCACCGGGAGATCGCGGAGGTCCTGGACATCACCGAGGCCGGCTCCCAGCAGCTCTACCGGCGGGCCCGCGCCCACCTCGACGCGAGACGCACCCGGTTCGAGGTGTCCGGCGAGCACGCGCACCGGGTCGCCGAGCGCTTCCTCGCCGCTGCCCGCGCCGGTGACCTCGCGGGGCTGGAGCGCCTGCTGACCGCCGACGTGGTGTCGTGGGCCGACGGTGGCGGCAGGTCCGCGGCGGCCCGCAACCCGGTCCGGGGCGCCGCCCGGGTCGCCCGCTACCTGGCCGGCCTGGCTTTCCGGCAGGAGCCTGGCACGGAGATCGTCGTCACCGAGGTCAACGGCCTGCCCGGCCTGGTGGGGAGCGCCGGCGGGCGCGTGTACGGAGTGATGGCGCTGGAGGTGACCGGCGACCGGGTCAGCGCGGTGCGCATCGTGGTGAACCCAGACAAGCTCACCCGCTTCCAGCAGGTGTGA
- a CDS encoding NAD(P)/FAD-dependent oxidoreductase gives MTHHIVIIGAGYAGLMAANRLTRRLSPGRARVTLINDGATFVERVRLHQVAAGHAVPGAAVPDLLRGAGFVQGRVTGIAPDRRELRLGSTTMTYDTLVYAAGSVAGLEGAAEHALTVSGADDTGRLRDRVSRLGAGGVLAVVGAGPTGIEVATELAERHPGLRVRLLTGEEPGVRWSPRARAHLRRVFDRLGVEVVTGAKVVEADASGARLADGRFVCSDAVVWTTGFRVPALAREAGLAVDGHGRVLVDETARSISHPDVYAIGDAAAVRGPGGRELRMACATALPVAGQAADAIVARLGGREPAPLRFAYVVQCVSLGRHDGLIQFVHTDDRPRAVTLTGRPAALVKELVVRGAFGFARRGVFPQLPGATRSSTRSEPSAATSANAPEASARR, from the coding sequence GTGACCCACCATATCGTGATCATCGGCGCCGGATACGCGGGCCTCATGGCGGCCAACCGGCTGACCCGCCGCCTCTCCCCCGGCCGGGCCCGGGTGACGCTGATCAACGACGGCGCGACCTTCGTGGAGCGCGTGCGGCTGCACCAGGTGGCGGCCGGACACGCCGTACCGGGGGCCGCCGTGCCCGACCTCCTGCGGGGTGCCGGGTTCGTCCAGGGCAGGGTGACCGGCATCGCGCCCGATCGTCGCGAACTGCGTCTCGGCTCCACGACCATGACCTACGACACGCTCGTGTACGCGGCGGGCAGCGTCGCCGGTCTGGAGGGGGCGGCCGAGCACGCCCTCACGGTGTCCGGCGCCGACGACACCGGCCGGCTGCGGGACCGGGTGTCGCGGCTCGGAGCCGGTGGCGTGCTCGCCGTGGTGGGCGCGGGACCGACCGGCATCGAGGTCGCCACCGAGCTGGCCGAGCGCCACCCGGGGCTGCGGGTGCGGCTGCTGACGGGCGAGGAGCCAGGCGTCCGGTGGTCGCCCCGCGCCCGCGCGCACCTGCGACGGGTCTTCGACCGGCTGGGCGTCGAGGTGGTGACCGGGGCGAAGGTCGTCGAGGCGGACGCCTCGGGCGCCCGGTTGGCCGACGGCCGGTTCGTCTGCTCCGACGCGGTGGTGTGGACGACCGGGTTCCGGGTGCCCGCGCTGGCCCGCGAGGCGGGACTCGCCGTTGACGGCCACGGCCGCGTCCTGGTGGACGAGACCGCGCGCTCGATCTCCCATCCGGACGTCTACGCGATCGGGGACGCGGCGGCGGTGCGCGGCCCGGGCGGGCGAGAGTTGCGCATGGCGTGCGCGACCGCGCTCCCCGTCGCGGGCCAGGCGGCCGACGCGATCGTCGCCCGCCTCGGCGGGCGCGAGCCCGCTCCCCTGCGGTTCGCGTACGTGGTCCAGTGCGTGAGCCTCGGACGGCACGACGGCCTGATCCAGTTCGTCCACACCGACGACCGGCCGCGCGCGGTGACGCTGACGGGCCGGCCCGCCGCGCTGGTCAAGGAGCTCGTGGTGCGCGGCGCGTTCGGGTTCGCCCGCCGGGGGGTGTTCCCTCAGCTGCCGGGCGCCACCCGTTCGAGCACCCGCAGCGAGCCCTCGGCCGCCACCTCGGCGAACGCGCCCGAGGCCAGCGCCCGCAGGTAG
- a CDS encoding class I SAM-dependent methyltransferase, giving the protein MTMPPDLLAAAEDAKGFMPPKEGLALFETALRYGGRGPICEIGTYCGKSAIYLGAAARQAGSVVVTVDHHRGSEEIQPGWPHHDPSLVDPATGRMDSLPVFRATIAAAGLEDEVVAVVGGSERVARLWNTPLAMLFIDGGHSEEPVTRDYEGWAPHVMPGGALVFHDIYPDPADGGQAPYRVYLRALASGAFAEVAAEGSLRVLERVAPGS; this is encoded by the coding sequence ATGACGATGCCGCCCGACCTGCTGGCCGCCGCCGAGGACGCCAAGGGCTTCATGCCGCCGAAGGAGGGACTCGCCCTGTTCGAGACGGCCCTCCGCTACGGCGGGCGGGGCCCGATCTGCGAGATCGGTACGTACTGCGGCAAGTCGGCCATCTACCTGGGCGCGGCCGCCCGGCAGGCGGGTTCGGTGGTCGTCACCGTGGACCACCACCGCGGCTCGGAGGAGATCCAGCCGGGCTGGCCGCACCACGACCCGTCTCTGGTGGACCCGGCCACCGGCCGGATGGACTCGCTGCCGGTGTTCCGCGCCACGATCGCCGCCGCCGGGCTGGAGGACGAGGTCGTCGCCGTCGTCGGCGGTTCCGAGCGGGTGGCCCGGCTGTGGAACACGCCGCTGGCCATGCTGTTCATCGACGGCGGCCACTCGGAGGAACCGGTGACGCGCGACTACGAGGGCTGGGCGCCGCACGTGATGCCGGGCGGCGCGCTGGTGTTCCACGACATCTACCCCGACCCGGCCGACGGTGGGCAGGCGCCCTACCGGGTCTACCTGCGGGCGCTGGCCTCGGGCGCGTTCGCCGAGGTGGCGGCCGAGGGCTCGCTGCGGGTGCTCGAACGGGTGGCGCCCGGCAGCTGA
- a CDS encoding pyridoxamine 5'-phosphate oxidase family protein: protein MNQRARIAMSDDDVTALLQEARKLQLATINPDGTPHLVTMFYGLDEGRVTFWTYAKAQKTRNLERDPRVTCLIEAGDDYAELRGIMVYGTAKRVDEPEHVMAVGMQVARRMTPGVPDDLLLPYVEQTGRKRVAFIVEPTKVVSWDHRRLT from the coding sequence GTGAATCAGCGCGCTCGCATCGCGATGTCCGACGACGACGTGACCGCCCTCCTCCAGGAGGCACGCAAGCTGCAGCTGGCCACCATCAACCCCGACGGCACCCCTCACCTCGTCACCATGTTCTACGGGCTGGACGAGGGCCGCGTCACCTTCTGGACGTACGCCAAGGCGCAGAAGACCCGCAACCTGGAGCGCGACCCGCGCGTGACGTGCCTCATCGAGGCCGGCGACGACTACGCCGAACTGCGCGGCATCATGGTGTACGGCACCGCCAAACGGGTGGACGAGCCCGAGCACGTCATGGCCGTCGGCATGCAGGTGGCCCGCCGGATGACCCCCGGCGTGCCCGACGACCTCCTGCTGCCCTACGTCGAGCAGACCGGGCGAAAACGCGTCGCGTTCATCGTCGAGCCCACCAAAGTGGTGTCATGGGACCACAGGAGGCTCACATGA
- a CDS encoding ferredoxin, which translates to MKIKVDYLVCEANAVCMGLAPEVFDVDDEDQLHVLLPEPPPEMEDRVRHAVRSCPKAALSLEE; encoded by the coding sequence ATGAAGATCAAAGTTGACTATCTTGTCTGCGAGGCCAACGCCGTGTGCATGGGACTCGCGCCCGAGGTGTTCGACGTGGACGACGAGGACCAGCTCCACGTCCTGCTGCCCGAACCACCGCCCGAGATGGAGGACCGCGTCCGACACGCGGTCCGATCGTGCCCCAAAGCCGCCCTCTCCCTAGAGGAATAG
- a CDS encoding zinc-binding dehydrogenase, whose translation MRAALLHAVGDDKLDIRDDVTLAPVGPTDVRVRVKATGVCHSDLSAMSGVLPQPVPLVPGHEGAGEVVEVGEHVSSLRPGDHVVVNWRPACQECDLCLGGQPYLCMKFMIESFSKGNFRYGGDNTAFGMAGCGTWAEEIVIPWQGAIKIDADVPWEAAALIGCGITTGVGAAVNTARVRPGSTVAVVGCGGVGLSVIQGARVSGARTILAVDPLESKHALAKKVGATHAVTPEQVPDALNELTGGAGFDYGFEVVGKSATIQSAWQLTRQGGDVVVVGAGAMDDMVSISAFSLLFEGKNLLSSLYGEADVRHDFPYFANLYKAGKLDLDSMISARLRLSDLNDAVAALKGGEVLRQIILMD comes from the coding sequence ATGCGCGCCGCGCTCCTGCACGCAGTAGGCGACGACAAGCTCGACATCCGTGACGACGTCACGCTGGCGCCCGTCGGTCCCACCGACGTCCGGGTGCGCGTCAAGGCGACCGGGGTCTGCCACTCGGACCTGTCGGCCATGTCCGGCGTGCTGCCGCAGCCCGTGCCCCTCGTCCCGGGGCACGAGGGCGCCGGGGAGGTGGTGGAGGTGGGCGAGCACGTCTCCTCCCTCCGGCCCGGCGACCACGTCGTCGTCAACTGGCGTCCCGCGTGCCAGGAGTGTGACCTCTGCCTGGGCGGCCAGCCGTACCTGTGCATGAAGTTCATGATCGAGTCCTTCAGCAAGGGCAACTTCCGCTACGGCGGCGACAACACGGCCTTCGGCATGGCCGGCTGCGGCACCTGGGCCGAGGAGATCGTCATCCCGTGGCAGGGCGCGATCAAGATCGACGCCGACGTGCCGTGGGAGGCGGCGGCGCTCATCGGGTGCGGCATCACCACCGGCGTGGGCGCCGCCGTCAACACCGCCCGCGTCCGGCCCGGCTCGACCGTCGCGGTCGTCGGCTGCGGCGGCGTCGGCCTGTCGGTCATCCAGGGCGCCCGCGTCTCCGGCGCCCGGACGATCCTCGCCGTCGACCCCCTGGAGTCCAAGCACGCCCTGGCCAAGAAGGTCGGCGCCACCCACGCCGTCACCCCCGAGCAGGTCCCGGACGCCCTGAACGAGCTGACCGGCGGGGCCGGGTTCGACTACGGCTTCGAGGTGGTCGGCAAGTCCGCCACCATCCAGAGCGCCTGGCAACTCACCCGCCAGGGCGGCGACGTCGTCGTGGTCGGCGCGGGCGCGATGGACGACATGGTGTCGATCTCGGCGTTCAGCCTGCTGTTCGAGGGCAAGAACCTGCTGTCCAGCCTGTACGGCGAAGCGGACGTCCGCCACGACTTCCCGTACTTCGCCAACCTTTACAAGGCGGGCAAGCTCGACCTCGACAGCATGATCAGCGCCCGGCTCAGGCTGTCGGACCTGAACGACGCGGTGGCCGCGCTCAAGGGCGGCGAAGTCCTCCGCCAGATCATCCTCATGGACTGA
- a CDS encoding cytochrome P450 — MTTTPDPFAAATRGIADPHPARAALRAAGPVVRAEAPAGGPVWIITDDVLARQVLVHPRIVKDPAYAPAGWDPRVAGLEPTAADQPSLTTLDGLAHTRLRQAHAPLFTARRMSDHTERITTLARDLLTALADTGQTVDLTADFTTRFPLAVVCDVLGVPPGRIDQAIAACRRMHSDDPQEIGAAMAAFADLAAAALEEGRDGLAVRLRDRVPGEITEAHLHYLIFTLIYAGQLTTDPALGFLLARVLGGDRTAADELVRDTLREHPPAPFTLWRFTSADIDLAGLRIPARSAILIDIQGINTDPTRSIGPDLTFGAGPHYCTGAHLAQLELRVVVEVLRTHFPDARLAVPYAELRQSDFGGIQGGRLTALPVRLRG, encoded by the coding sequence ATGACCACCACGCCCGATCCCTTCGCCGCCGCCACCCGCGGGATCGCCGATCCCCATCCCGCGCGGGCCGCCCTGCGAGCCGCCGGCCCTGTCGTCCGGGCCGAGGCCCCGGCCGGTGGCCCGGTGTGGATCATCACCGACGACGTGCTCGCCCGCCAGGTGCTCGTCCACCCCCGCATCGTCAAGGACCCCGCCTACGCGCCGGCCGGCTGGGACCCGCGCGTCGCGGGGCTCGAACCGACCGCCGCCGACCAACCGTCGCTCACCACCCTCGACGGTCTGGCGCACACCCGGCTGCGCCAGGCCCACGCGCCGCTCTTCACCGCCCGGCGGATGAGCGACCACACCGAACGGATCACGACGCTCGCCCGCGATCTGCTCACCGCCCTCGCCGATACCGGCCAGACGGTCGACCTGACGGCCGACTTCACCACCCGATTCCCGCTCGCCGTGGTCTGCGACGTGCTCGGCGTCCCGCCCGGCCGCATCGACCAGGCCATCGCCGCCTGCCGGCGCATGCACAGCGACGACCCGCAGGAGATCGGCGCGGCGATGGCGGCCTTCGCGGACCTGGCCGCCGCCGCGCTGGAGGAGGGCCGGGACGGCCTCGCCGTCCGACTGCGGGACCGGGTCCCCGGCGAGATCACCGAGGCACACCTGCACTACCTGATCTTCACCCTGATCTACGCCGGGCAACTCACCACCGACCCCGCGCTGGGCTTCCTGCTCGCCCGCGTACTCGGCGGCGACCGGACCGCGGCGGACGAACTGGTGCGTGACACGCTGCGCGAGCACCCGCCCGCGCCCTTCACCCTCTGGCGCTTCACCTCCGCCGACATCGACCTCGCCGGACTGCGGATCCCCGCCCGATCCGCGATCCTCATCGACATCCAGGGCATCAACACCGATCCCACCCGATCGATCGGGCCCGACCTCACCTTCGGCGCGGGCCCCCACTACTGCACCGGCGCGCACCTCGCCCAACTGGAGTTGCGCGTGGTCGTGGAGGTCCTGCGGACGCACTTCCCGGACGCGCGTCTCGCCGTGCCGTACGCCGAACTCCGGCAGAGCGACTTCGGCGGCATCCAGGGCGGCAGACTGACCGCCCTGCCGGTGCGGCTGCGGGGTTGA
- a CDS encoding MarR family winged helix-turn-helix transcriptional regulator — protein sequence MTTPDQDRPALLDEIIGAAIPGWAITVVQLNNVVATRLGVTDTDVQCLHALGRHGPATPGVLAKRVNLTTGSASRMIDRLVAAGCVRRVPDPDDRRRVLIEPTQEGLDRVGAAYAGLIDRTRDDLEDFTDEELRGVLRFIRAAERSTAAEIHRLRSAPDDREPRPDTHP from the coding sequence GTGACGACGCCGGACCAGGACAGGCCGGCGCTGCTCGACGAGATCATCGGCGCCGCGATACCCGGCTGGGCGATCACGGTCGTGCAGCTCAACAACGTCGTGGCCACCCGGCTGGGCGTCACCGACACCGACGTGCAGTGCCTGCACGCGCTGGGCCGGCACGGCCCGGCCACACCGGGGGTCCTGGCCAAGCGCGTCAACCTCACCACCGGATCGGCCTCGCGCATGATCGACCGGCTTGTCGCCGCCGGCTGCGTCCGCCGTGTGCCCGACCCCGACGACCGCAGGCGGGTCCTCATCGAGCCGACCCAGGAGGGCCTCGACCGGGTCGGTGCCGCCTACGCCGGGCTGATCGACCGTACCCGGGACGACCTGGAGGACTTCACCGATGAAGAGCTCCGCGGCGTCCTGCGCTTCATCCGGGCAGCCGAGCGCAGCACCGCCGCCGAGATCCACCGGCTCCGGTCCGCCCCCGACGACCGCGAGCCTCGCCCGGACACCCACCCGTAG
- a CDS encoding MFS transporter, whose protein sequence is MSHHTAADRASRRIRYGLMSGGLANFLALYYVQPLLPAVAGRFGVSASESTAVLSVATITMAVALLVVGPLSDIAGRVMIMRLSLVGSGVLGVAAAFAPTWHSLLAVRGLQGVALAGLPAVALAYLREETPARAHVRANATYIMGTALGGAAGRLLPGPLHELGGWTGATATVGGITLLSAAGLWVLVPPSRRFAKAPPRWGSLLGNTARTVRDPTLMALCLVGATTMGAFVGLCNALAFRLEAAPFLLGGAAALAFLAYPVGIPAPLAAGRLATLRGRGPAALVGVALLLAGVLLTLAAALPAIVAGLGLLTFAFLGTHSLVSGWVSDRAQRIGVGAGQAAGLYLLAYYAGSSVFGALAAYQWQTAGWPAVIAAGAALALAAGLLVILARRFDTG, encoded by the coding sequence GTGAGCCACCACACCGCGGCGGACCGCGCCTCCCGCAGGATCAGGTACGGGCTGATGTCCGGCGGACTCGCCAACTTCCTGGCCCTCTACTACGTCCAGCCGCTGCTGCCCGCCGTCGCCGGCCGCTTCGGCGTCTCGGCGTCGGAGTCCACGGCCGTGCTGTCGGTCGCCACGATCACCATGGCCGTCGCCCTGCTGGTCGTCGGCCCGCTGTCCGACATCGCGGGCCGGGTGATGATCATGCGGCTGTCGCTGGTGGGCTCGGGCGTGCTCGGCGTCGCCGCGGCGTTCGCGCCCACCTGGCACAGCCTGCTGGCGGTGCGGGGCCTTCAGGGCGTCGCGCTGGCGGGACTGCCCGCCGTCGCGCTGGCGTACCTGCGGGAGGAGACGCCCGCGCGGGCCCACGTCCGCGCCAACGCCACCTACATCATGGGGACGGCCCTCGGCGGCGCGGCCGGCCGGCTGCTGCCCGGCCCGCTGCACGAGCTGGGCGGCTGGACCGGCGCCACGGCGACCGTCGGCGGCATCACCCTGCTCAGCGCGGCCGGCCTGTGGGTGCTGGTGCCGCCGTCACGGCGGTTCGCCAAGGCCCCGCCCCGGTGGGGGAGCCTGCTCGGCAACACCGCACGGACCGTCCGCGACCCCACCCTGATGGCGCTGTGCCTGGTCGGGGCCACCACCATGGGCGCGTTCGTGGGGCTGTGCAACGCGCTCGCCTTCCGCCTGGAGGCCGCCCCCTTCCTGCTGGGCGGCGCGGCGGCGCTGGCGTTCCTCGCCTACCCGGTCGGCATCCCCGCCCCGCTCGCCGCCGGCCGCCTGGCCACGCTGCGCGGACGCGGCCCGGCCGCCCTCGTGGGCGTCGCCCTGCTGCTGGCGGGCGTCCTGCTCACCCTGGCCGCCGCCCTGCCCGCCATCGTGGCCGGGCTCGGGCTGCTGACGTTCGCCTTCCTCGGCACGCACTCCCTGGTGAGCGGCTGGGTGTCCGACCGCGCCCAGCGGATCGGCGTCGGCGCCGGCCAGGCCGCCGGGCTCTATCTGCTCGCCTACTACGCGGGCAGCTCGGTCTTCGGGGCGCTGGCCGCTTACCAGTGGCAGACGGCCGGCTGGCCCGCCGTGATCGCCGCCGGCGCCGCCCTCGCCCTGGCCGCCGGCCTGCTCGTCATCCTGGCCCGCCGCTTCGACACCGGCTGA
- a CDS encoding LysR family transcriptional regulator: protein MDVQTLRWFLSLCETENMRDTAAVEGVNQSTLSRALARLEADLGVELFHRHGRRLAVNRFGALLREHAARAVGELDVARRRVEALADPDTGLVRLGFLHSVGRWLVPEVLRDYRAVTPGVRLELRQGFARELFAWLHAGDIDAALVTPPPEGDTARWHRLREQQLCIALPTDHPLAAVPRLTLRDVRGEPFVAFAPTTDLRRVIDKLCQDAGFEPVIAFESEEIATVRGLIGAGLGVGILPRPATMEHDDPAYRPLAPAQVRPIGLAWISLARPTAAAARFIGHLTRHAAAP from the coding sequence GTGGACGTGCAGACCCTGCGCTGGTTCCTGTCGCTGTGCGAGACGGAGAACATGCGCGACACCGCCGCCGTTGAGGGCGTCAACCAGTCGACGCTGTCGCGCGCGCTGGCCCGGCTGGAGGCCGACCTGGGGGTGGAGCTGTTCCACCGGCACGGGCGGCGGCTGGCCGTCAACAGGTTCGGCGCGCTGCTGCGCGAGCACGCCGCCCGCGCGGTGGGCGAGCTGGACGTCGCCCGCCGGCGCGTCGAGGCGCTGGCCGACCCCGACACCGGGCTCGTCAGGCTGGGATTCCTGCACTCGGTGGGGCGCTGGCTGGTGCCGGAGGTGCTGCGCGACTACCGCGCCGTCACGCCAGGCGTCCGGCTCGAACTCCGCCAGGGCTTCGCCCGCGAGCTGTTCGCCTGGCTGCACGCGGGTGACATCGACGCCGCCCTGGTCACCCCGCCGCCGGAGGGCGACACCGCGCGCTGGCACCGGCTGCGCGAGCAGCAGCTCTGCATCGCCCTGCCGACCGACCACCCGCTCGCCGCCGTCCCGCGCCTGACGCTCCGTGACGTACGCGGGGAGCCGTTCGTGGCCTTCGCCCCCACCACGGACCTGCGGCGGGTCATCGACAAGCTCTGCCAGGACGCGGGGTTCGAGCCGGTCATCGCGTTCGAGAGCGAGGAGATCGCCACCGTGCGCGGCCTCATCGGCGCCGGTCTCGGCGTGGGCATCCTGCCGCGGCCCGCCACGATGGAGCACGACGACCCCGCCTACCGCCCGCTGGCGCCGGCCCAGGTGCGCCCCATCGGCCTGGCCTGGATCTCCCTCGCCCGGCCCACGGCGGCCGCCGCCCGCTTCATCGGCCACCTCACGCGGCACGCGGCCGCGCCGTAG
- a CDS encoding serine hydrolase domain-containing protein, translating to MKTALIGLALALGLSPAVAGDRPATSGRAAELTPAAVDAYLTRALDETGLPGLSAVVTRGDRVVHAAGYGHDSDGRPVTADTPMRIASVSKSFTAMAVMTLVDKGTVALDDPVAEHLPEVRLADPRAGRITVRHLLNQTSGLSDTTTDIGALEDATSLRDYVGRLGATTLRADPGTRWEYCNVNYNLAARLVEVVSGRSFGDYLRERVFGPLGMRSSAVSDREVRPADGYNSVFGLWRPRPELPAFRDGGGSGGVVTTAADMGRWLITQTGNGRRLVRPESLAVMHAPSEVHAYGMGWGIDDETKRLTHSGNLFTYTAVQVIVPETGYGFAVMTNSAALHDDTFDIATGLAELSEGRTPEAPGGGRQLFELALGAVTLGAAGLGILGVLRSRRWAARRAGRPRWRAGARLVPVLLPVGVLAAYPDLLSFLMNGRTVTWEQLTYFPAPMTITVAVAAAAGALTTGFRVAGLLRGRGTREAGARR from the coding sequence GTGAAGACCGCCCTCATCGGCCTGGCCCTCGCCCTCGGCCTGTCCCCCGCTGTGGCGGGGGACAGGCCGGCCACCTCCGGACGGGCCGCCGAGCTCACCCCCGCCGCCGTCGACGCCTACCTCACCCGGGCCCTCGACGAGACCGGCCTGCCCGGCCTGTCCGCCGTCGTGACGCGGGGCGACCGCGTCGTGCACGCCGCCGGCTACGGCCACGACTCCGACGGCAGGCCGGTCACCGCCGACACCCCGATGCGGATCGCCTCGGTGAGCAAGTCGTTCACCGCCATGGCCGTGATGACGCTCGTGGACAAGGGGACGGTGGCACTGGACGATCCCGTGGCCGAGCACCTGCCGGAGGTGCGCCTGGCAGATCCCCGCGCCGGGCGGATCACCGTACGGCACCTGCTGAACCAGACCTCCGGCCTGTCCGACACCACCACCGACATCGGCGCGCTGGAGGACGCCACCTCGCTGCGCGACTACGTCGGCAGGCTCGGCGCCACCACGCTCAGGGCCGACCCCGGCACCCGCTGGGAGTACTGCAACGTCAACTACAACCTCGCCGCCCGGCTCGTCGAGGTGGTCAGCGGCCGGAGCTTCGGCGACTACCTGCGCGAGCGGGTCTTCGGCCCGCTCGGCATGCGCTCCAGCGCCGTCAGCGACCGGGAGGTACGGCCGGCCGACGGCTACAACTCCGTGTTCGGCCTCTGGCGGCCCCGCCCGGAGCTGCCCGCCTTCCGCGACGGCGGCGGCAGCGGCGGGGTGGTCACCACGGCCGCCGACATGGGCCGATGGCTGATCACCCAGACGGGCAACGGCCGGCGGCTGGTGCGCCCGGAGAGCCTGGCCGTCATGCACGCCCCGTCCGAGGTGCACGCCTACGGCATGGGCTGGGGCATCGACGACGAGACCAAGCGGCTCACGCACTCGGGCAACCTGTTCACCTACACCGCCGTCCAGGTCATCGTGCCCGAAACGGGGTACGGGTTCGCCGTCATGACGAACAGCGCCGCCCTGCACGACGACACCTTCGACATCGCCACCGGCCTGGCGGAGCTGAGCGAGGGCCGGACGCCGGAGGCGCCGGGCGGCGGCAGACAGCTCTTCGAGCTGGCGCTTGGGGCGGTCACGCTGGGTGCGGCGGGGCTGGGGATCCTCGGGGTGCTGCGGTCGCGCCGCTGGGCGGCCCGGCGGGCGGGCCGGCCGCGGTGGCGGGCAGGGGCACGCCTCGTGCCCGTCCTGCTGCCGGTCGGGGTGCTGGCGGCCTACCCGGACCTGCTCTCGTTCCTCATGAACGGCCGGACGGTCACCTGGGAGCAGCTCACCTACTTCCCCGCACCGATGACGATCACCGTGGCGGTCGCGGCGGCGGCGGGCGCGCTGACGACCGGGTTCCGCGTGGCCGGGCTCCTGCGCGGCCGGGGAACGCGAGAGGCCGGAGCCCGCCGGTGA
- a CDS encoding MarR family winged helix-turn-helix transcriptional regulator: MSGLPELRGLPSRLLSIAAAHADRLVSAGLAGADARKWHYAVLVTLRDAGPASQATLSRRTGIYRSDLVGVINELAGRGLVERAPDPADRRRNVVTITAEGGLLLDRLDALLASLQDDLLAPLAEPERRQLVELLTRLVEHHARATPPEPGG, translated from the coding sequence ATGTCGGGCTTGCCGGAGCTGCGCGGCCTGCCCAGCAGGCTGCTGTCCATCGCGGCGGCGCACGCCGACCGGCTGGTGAGCGCGGGGCTGGCCGGCGCGGACGCGCGCAAGTGGCACTACGCCGTGCTCGTCACGCTCAGGGACGCCGGTCCGGCGAGCCAGGCGACGCTGAGCCGCCGCACCGGCATCTACCGCAGTGACCTGGTCGGCGTGATCAACGAGCTGGCCGGCCGCGGCCTGGTAGAGCGGGCGCCGGACCCCGCCGACCGCCGCCGCAACGTCGTCACGATCACCGCCGAGGGCGGCCTGCTGCTGGACCGGCTCGACGCCCTGCTCGCCTCGCTGCAGGACGACCTGCTCGCCCCGCTGGCCGAGCCGGAGCGGCGGCAGCTCGTCGAGCTGCTGACCCGCCTGGTCGAGCACCACGCGCGCGCGACGCCCCCCGAACCGGGCGGCTGA